The genomic interval ACGATtagcggacgcacttgctaaaacacagtaattttaatgaaacaaaagatacaacaaaacaaagactggcAACTACGGAAACAACTAGACATATGAAATGAATTGAGGAAAACAACAGAGACAGACCAAACTAAGAAACAAGACACAGATACACTGGAGGCGAAACAACGATACTTagaggaaagaaatgacaaggcttggggagaaaaacaaaatgacatgactacaaatgagaattacacaaaccgacatgactttggaatcaaaatgaaacgactaggaaacaaaaacaacctgacTTGAAGTGGGAGAGAAACAACACCATATGACTatgaaaaaggaagaaacaacatgactgggAAACTAAACGAAACATCTTGACTAGGAAGTTAACAACACAAaacgaaacgacatgacttgactgggaaagagcaaaacaaatgaccgataacaggaagtgacacaagggaacttaaatactacatacaaacgagacacacctgagacagataacgaggacagcggacaaggaggcagaacaaaggcgggacatgggcggagacaaggacaacagacacaacagaacagacacaggagctggggacatgacCGGACCGGATATAGGAGACTGgacacaggacaggacaggaggctGACAAAGGGAGGCTACAGGAGAAGAGACttgggacaagacagaggacagaaacgGGACAAGACAGAACTAGAGACGGGTGATGAAATACTGGAATGAAGAGGGGGACGGACTGGAGACAAAACTGGAGAGCAGACGGGACTGAACGGGTGactgaaaaaagggaaaaggagacaggacttgagactggaaaggactagacaggacacatgagactggaccggagcaggaaactggacagggtgcTTGACATTGGATAGGACAATGGATGGGAACGGGGATTGGACGAGACTAGGAACTGGAGACAGAAGCAGGTGACTGAACAGGTttagggacagaagactggacatgggcaggtgacaggacaggggactggaatggagacagaacATGTGGCAGAACTGGGtaatgggactggacaggagcagagactggtgacgagacaggggacataactgaggacaggacagaaccagagacaGAAGATTGGACAGGAGCAGGGGACAGGACAGTGGACTGGAAGGGAGACAAGACAAGTGACtgaacaggggacaggacatttgattgaacactggatgtatacggggactggacatgaggcaggacaggtgacgggactgggtgttgggaatggacaggagactggacttgagacaggacagagggttgaaatggagactggactgaagacaagacaggtgaaGAGACAGGTGATAAGACATAAGACTGAAatgtggactggactggattaacaggggactggataagacttggcaggggaacagggaccaggacgtttacCGGTActgacacgaacacagtgacagggacgggaacagagacaaaggcaaacacaggtacagggacgaggactaagacaggaaccaggacaggaacagacatgggaatcaaaacaactgggggatgcccaggactggcaaatgtctgaggggaagtctgaggaaccagcctgggcactgTTATGGGGACACGACCTGAAGCGAccagagccacagtcacgggtgcagaagcggccggagccacagtcacgggtccaggagcggctggtgccaccttcacggagacaggagcggctggtgccgccttcacagagacaggagcggctggtgccgccttcacagagacaggagcggcgggtgccgccttcacggagacctccagacgtgccaagaggcttgcaagcttctcctggagatcaggagggagtgcagcgacatccttgggagcagagggccctgcgacgacgtccacggagacaagaggccctgcgacgacgtccacagagacaggaggccctgcgacgacgtccacggaggcaggaggccctgcgacgacgtccacggaggcagggggccctgcgacgacgtccacggaggcagggggccctgcgacgacgtccacggaggcagggggccctgcgacgacgccacggaggcagggggccctgcgacaacgtccacggaggccctgcaacgacgtccTGTACTGGAACTGTTAAGGCAGGGGTCTCAAGCTCGCGGCCCGCGGGCCAACTGCGGCCCTCAGGACGATAGTTTGTGGCCCCGCCTTAATATGAAAGTTTAATGTTAGCGCGGCCCGCGAGTTTGATATGATTGGCACTTTTCAGTGTTGTGTGCGGAGCTGAATCAACCTACCAATCACGGTGGGATATATTCAGGGTGCGGGACATCGGCCGGGTTTATTGCGAATATAAGCATATTTGTGTGCATTTTGTATTTGTCATTATATGCACGCGGCGCATGCGCAATTCCCGCGGCTGCTCCCGCTTCACGCGCTTCGGCGTCCAGTCTGAACCCGGAAGTTGCTGCTCAACGGGACAGAAAAAGAAGCGGAAAAGACTCATCGGCTAAACACTGAAACTGAAACTTCAACGCGACAGCGACACCAagtggaattatatatattatacagcccCAAACATGTCTTTTTCAAAGCCTGCAGTGAAGAGAAAGATTTGTGATGAGCACAGACAATTTCAGGAAAAGTGGGAAGTGCAATATTTCTTTGTTGAGCACAGGGGCATCCCGACGTGTCTTATTTGCACAGAGAAAGTTGCAGTGCACAAAGAGTACAATTTGAAACGTCATTACACAACTAGACATGCTGAGGAGTATGCAAAATACCAGGGAGATGAGAGAGCCAACCGGGTTGCtaaccttaaaacatgtctaCTGAGGCAACAAGATTTCTTTAAGAAAGCAACCAAAGAGAATGATGCAGCAGTCGAAGCTAGCTACGTGGTTAGTGAGATGATTGCTAAAGCAGGAAAGCCATTCTTAGAAGGTGAATTTGTCAAAAAGTGCATATTACAGGCTGCAAGTATTGTCTGTCCAGAAAAGAAAGGTCAGTTTAGCAACATCAGCCTTTCTGCCAACACCGTGGCAGAGCGCATTTCTGACCTGTCAAGTGACGTTTATGATCAACTGTGTGAGAAAGCAAAATGTTTCAGTGTATACTCAGTCGCTCTTGATGAGTCCACAGACATCACCGACACTGCCCAGCTCGCAATCTATGTCCGTGGTGTTGATGACAATTTTGAAGTCACAGAGGAGTTGCTCACAGTAATTCCAATGCATGGCCAGATCACCGCTCAGGAGATATTTCACCAGCTGTGTGATGCCATTGAGAATGCCGGTTTGCCATGGAAGAGGTTTGTTGGAATAACAACCGATGGAGCGCCATCAATGACAGGGAGGAAAAATGGACTGGTGgcacttgttaaaaaaaaactggaagaGGAGAGTGTGGAAGAGGCCATTGCTCTGCACTGCATTATCCATCAGCAGGCCCTTTGCAGCAAATGCCTGAAGTTTGACAATGTGATGTCTGTAGTTGTGAAATGCATCAACCAAATCAGATCCAGGAGCTTAAAGCACAGAAGGTTCCGTGCTTTATTAGAGGAAATGGAGTCAGAATATGGGGATGTGCTCTACTTCACCGAGGTACGTTGGCTCAGCAGGGGAAACATATTGAAGAGATTTTTTGAGTTGAGAGCGGAAGTGAAAGCCTTCATGGAGAAAGATGGGGTTGCTGTTCCCATGCTAAGTGATCCCAAATGGCTCATGGACTTAGCTTTTCTTGTTGATATTACACATGAGCTTAATGTACTGAACAAGAAGTTACAAGGCCAGGGGCAACTTGTCAGTGCTGCCTATGACAACGTGAGAGCATTCTCTGCGAAACTTATGTTATGGAAAGCCCAGCTTTCTCAAACAAACCTTTGCCATTTCCCAGCATGCAAGGCACTCATGGATGCAGGCACACCATTCAGTGGTGAGAAGTATGTGGATGCCATTTTGATGCTACAGGAGGAATTTGATCATAGATTTGCAGACTTCAAGACGCACAGAGCCGCATTTCAAATTTTTGCGGACCCCTTCTCCTTTGATGTGCAAGATGCCCCCCCTGTGCTTCAAATGGAGCTCATTGACCTGCAGTGCAACTCTGAACTCAGAGCCAAGTTCAGGGAGGTGAGTGGAAAAGCAGACAAGCTCGGGCAATTTTTGAGAGAATTGCCTCCCAGCTTCCCTGAGCTTTCCCGAATGTTCAAGCGGACCATGTGTCTTTTTGGGAGCACATACTTGTGCGAAAAGCTCTTCTCTACCTTGAACTTCAATAAGTCCAAGTACAGGTCCAGACTTACTGACGAGCATCTTCAAGCCCTACTGAGGGTCTCAACTGCCTCCTCCCTTAAGCCAAATGTGGCTCGGCTATGCAAGAGGAAGCGCTGCCAGATCTCTAGCAGTTAGAAGTAGGCAGAAGAAGCCAAGTTCATAACTGTTTATGTTCAATGTTCCATTCATGTTCAGAAAGTTAAAGGTTAAAGAACTGTTAATACAGACATTTGaatctgaataataataattgcattTCTCTAGTCAGCAACTATATGTGGTTTCTTCAGTGTTCTATATctgctgtattattattattattatcattatcattattattattttcattttatttatttattactgattgattttatttattttcttatgaattgttaatttatttattttttcatcttattttgtgttaaaaaataaaaataaagacatttgaTAACATTGGAATGTTTTTGTAAGAGCTTTTCTTGTGGAAAACCTGATGCGGCCCAGCCTCACCCAGACTCTACCTCCAGCAGCCCCCGGGTAAATTGAGTTTGAGACCCCTgtgttaagggtttagggggtctgatgggcgaactcttgagggatttctttaaccatggatcccccagaggtgcgcccctgttagcctcacttcccttgtcctgaagtcggaggctaacagcccccacccttaacccccccccaaaaaaattccccggacctgaaggggtaatccaccagcgagggggtgactccagcacgcttctaacgccagttccttcgattcacactggagtaatCACTCGGTACATGAGTCGACTACTCTTGAAGGCGCTGAGGAACCACGTCGTGCATTatatcagtaatgtgatctggatgtaatgagtggatgaacaaattagacacactacaatagtatgacattaaatgattgatgcttgcatgtgctgtactatcattatgaagtgaaagtagtgtttacaaactggaggattccttttattaacaatctcaacatctacagtgaatataatttaaatctgattgattacagtggtcctaatctgaaatggcacacaagaatgacttgatattaagtgagagacatatatttagggggtgtactttcattataaagtgaaagtggtgtgtgcaaactggaggattccttttaataacaattccaacatccggagtgaatatagctgaaatgtgatcatttacaatagttcttttttaaaatggcacaccagaatgacttcatattcagtgagtgacataatcaggtgtggtactatgattatgaagtgaaattgttctgtgcaaactaatggttcacatttaataatgatataaatttggaattaaatttacaaaaatgggacaattcaaagagcttttattttgaaatgacacatcagaatgacttcatatgaagtgagtgacataatcaggtgtggtactatgattatgaagtgaaattgttctgtgcaaactaaaggtttccttttaataattatttaaatttggaaataaatttacagaaatgggacaattcaatgggcttttattttgaaatgacacatcagaatgacttcataattagtgagtgacataatcaggtgtggtactatgattatgaagtgaagttgttctgtgcaaactaaaggtttctttttaataattatttaaatttggaattaaatttacagaaatgggacaattcaaatggcctttattttgaaatgacacatcagaatgacttcatattacatgagtgacataatcaggtgttgtactatgattatgaagtgaaattgttctgtgcaaactaaaggtttccttttaataattatttaaatttgaaattaattttacagacatgggacaattcaaagggcctttattttggaatgatacatcagaatgacttcatattaagtgagtgacataatcaggtgtggtactatgattatgaagtgaaattgttctgtgcaaactaaaggtttctttttgataattatttacatttgaaattaaatttacagaaatgggacaattcaaagggcctttattttgaaatgacacattagaatgacttcatatgaagtgagtgacataatcaggtgtggtactatgattatgaagtgaaattgttctgtgcaaactaaaggtttctttttaataattatttaaatttggaaataaatttacagacataggactacacaaagggcctttattttgaaatgacacatcagaatgactttatattaattgagtgacataatcaggtgttgtactatgattatgaagtgaaattgttctgtgcaaactaaaggtttctttttaataattatttaaatttggaaataaatttacagacataggactacacaaagggccttttttttaaatggcacatcagagtgacttgagagtcatgtcctaaaatcttcatcatttccacaaaatagcaaatatttgttgtttatccatttattatttgtttagaaaattatttattattacatacatttcctgtcattgacttttggcttttatttagaaatttgttcctctgcacgctattaccgtaatgttcagaatacgacgttccaccaaatctaagtgggggctggcttgaccaagcttttccaagtggaggctggcttgacttcAGTCTCTAACCCGAGAAGCAGACAGGAGACTGCAGTTTTAATATTCTAACCCTACCTTCGGGCTACAGATaatactaatacaaatattaccaacaactatgtgAGATACAATAATGaaatacaaaatgaatgaaagaaaaggtTAATATGAAGTGTTGCCACAAGATGAGAGAATAATCAATCAAATAAACTCCACGGTGCCCTCTACAGACGGAATATAATACCTTAAGCAGAATTTAAGGCGCTTCAAATAATTCGACAAGAAGGAATGAGGGATAGTTCATCTTCTCAGTCGGTGGCGTCAATAGACCCTATTTACAGGGGTACGTGCCACAGTAAAATGTTACTCTGCCCCACAATTCATGGCGGTGAAAAGTACAAACGACAGAACACCTATACAAACTCACCACAGACACTACAATTCCCATAATGCACCAGCGTCGTTTGTTTTTACGGAGTAATGACCTTTCCTAAGTATTTAAAAGTAAACCAGACAGCTTATAAGAGATCACATGGATAGTTAAGCGACTTAAAATATAATACGTAAAATGCATACCACTCAAAATCAAACAGTCTGATATTCTGATGTTCCCAGAAAACAATAGTAACCAAATtctcattattttcattttaaagactGTCGTGTATCGTTAGACAACGGTGGTCTCTCACATTTGCAGTAAAATCCCAGTCACAGCCGTGTGGAGTTGTGAAAATTAATATGCGAGTGCAGTTGGTAAATTGTGCAAAACTGAGGACACTGCACATAAAACGAAtgcagttatttaaaaaaaatcttgtgtGAATTTGTTATACTTTTATCATACAGAGTAACACCCTGATTAATCACTTAAACTAATAAACACTTACTTTAGATGTGCCCAGTTCGCATCTACGACTGATTGTCATGTGTCTGTGCCTATGCCCACTCTGTCCCAGTACAAATCTAGGAACGCCCTTGAGTAAGACTCATTTGGTGAGATACGTATTTTGATACAACGACATCTGTATAAAAGTAGGAATACCTTAATATGGGTTGTCTTCAGCAAAAATAAACGATGAGTTCATGAACAGGATTTGATCGCTCATTACcgaatatatttacattagcGAGCATTTGATATGACGAAAGCTTCTAAGGCTGTGTGCATATCCAACTTTAATCCCTAACTCGTCTCCCCTAGATAGTAACACTTCATCCATAGAATGTGAATTTCAACTGTTGTAGTCTTCGTCTTAATTTTAGATCACAGTTTTAGTGATGTAACATGTTTACGTATGTTACGTATTTAAAGAATCGACGATAGAAACATTTTGTTTACACTCGGAAGATACTCGTTTGAACCGGAGTGAATAGGGCAAGTGCACAGCGTCGAATTGAAATGAAATGCACAGTGGCTGCTGTTTCCTGATACTTCCAGACATTTAGAACAGGCTTCCCTCGGCAGGAATTGGCCTATAGAATATAATTCCTTTTAAATTATCtaattttgaatatttctgaattaaaaatgtatcttgttttctgtgtgaaatatttaacaatattcTGAGATTATTCCCTTAATATTTCCCATGCTTAAGAGATATATGGTTCATtatactttaaaataataaatatgtgtaTTTTCAAATAAACTCTTACAACACTCCTGGAAATCTGACGTGACTTGGCTTATAAAAagctttatataataaaataataatataaagttTTGCTTTAATGCAACTGCAGCACACAACTGAACAGATAATCAGCAAGCAACAACATTTACTTGAAAATAACTATCGAGTTGTAATATTGtcaataaaaaatgaatttatatatatatacacatataattAATTTGTATTATGCTGAGAGTAAACAAAAGACCCCTAGCAACATTTTAACCAAATTTAAAGCAGCCAATTTTATTGTGCACTATTTTTCAGTTTACATGGTAATATAGTGTAAAACTGTATAattgatattaattaaaaaattaaaattaaaaattaatatttgctTTTATCATCACTACAGGGCAGTAATATTATATTTGGACTCTTCATTAAACCGATCAGTGGGTGTGAAAccccacccacacatacacacatccagAAGAAGCCATCCCTGGGACTGGGGCTCAGTTTGTGGCTTAGGTGCCTTGGTTGCCTTTGGTCCAGCCATTGATACTGAAGAAGGAGACAGCAGTATTATTTCACTCACCTTGCAACTCATTTTCCAGGTGGTTCAGGGGATCCAACTATTGATCTGTAGTGCTTCTGTATCATTTAGGCCACAACTGGTTACCACTGGTATTGTGGTATGGTTCCTGGGGGGCCCTGGGTTCAATCCTGTGATTTATGTGGGCTTGCTCCAAAAGTCCATTTTAACAGCGTGTAAAGTGTAGTAAAATGAAAATCCAAAAACATTGctgttgtccaattaaaaacatgtatctccatttttgttgatttttaatttagtacatcatttgaacatagcatctgtccttcacactgtgtgaaaatttcatgatgaatggaccaatagatatgctccaaaattacttggaataaaatctttttacattcaacttccattgaaatttaaggagggcggcacggtggcgcagcaggtagtgtcgcagtcacacagctccagggacctggaggttgtgggttcaattcccgctccgggtgactgtctgtgaggagttggtgtgttctccccgtgtccgtgtgggtttcctccgggtgctccggtttcctcccacagtccaaaaacacacgttgcaggtggattggcgactcgaaagtgtccgtaggtgtgagtgtgtgagtgaatgtgtgtgtgtctgtgttgccctgtgaaggactggcgccccctccagggtgtatacccgccttgcgcccgatgattccaggtaggctctggaccccccgcgaccctaacttggataagcggttacagataatggatggatggatgaaattTAAGGAGGTTTTAGCAGCAGAGTTTTGTGATTGCCTTGTCATAGCAAAATGGGCAACCGTACAACCTGTAAGActaaaaaagaaacacagctCTGACTCCAGAATAGGCAGGAGCTACAActactttatttaaaattgttACATTCCAGTATTAATTTGAGTACAGTTCAAAATACCTTTAGAACAAGAGAAAACCACAAATTATAGAAGAATTACATGCTTATTTGCTTTGTATTGCTAATATTATCTTGCACATTGAGTTTAGGTGCTACTTAATATAAcactataataaaatacaatttattaattattgtttatACAAGTATGATgtcatcaatttttttttcatttaatgccACAGAGTGTACATACTGCCATAAACACCAAAAATGTCTTGTAATATTTTGGTCCTTGGCCAATGATAAGTTGATGAATACAAGCTGAATAACAGTAAAAGCTTTTCAACAATGGAGGAACCATGCAGAAATGATTGAAAATGGCTGCAAATGTTTTTCTATTACACAGCTAACTATGTGATTTGTTTTGTGTATGAGGTAAACAAACTTTTTCTTACATGTGAATGAGACCTGAGTTAGGGATGATGTTTGAAAGCTACAGATTAATCTAGCCATGCTGTTCATGTGCTTTAAGGGGAAGGAGGGCTGAATGGAGGGGGTGGGATATTTTGGTtgggttgaaaaaaaaaaaaataactacagGTTTCTACAAAATCACATATTCCTGCTATAAGGACAATTACTTCCAACCCTCAAATTTCCAATATGAGTACTGGAagtactttaaaaataattttcctCTTATATATTTTTGAGAGCCTTTGTTCACAGGTGAGATGTATGTAAGATTGTTGCCAATCTTTCATGGCCTACAGTGAAGCTACTAGGCATACACTGATAACGTGTAACTTTTCTCATTgtcacacgcagacacacagcgCAGCACATAAACAGAGAACCAGCTGCAAaattaaacaattattttatttaactgtgGGTCTTTGCGGATTTTCACATTATCAACATGAGTCTCAACTATTTTTTTCTATGTTGTAATAATTGTAGAAGTAATTAATAGGCTTTGAACTTTGTTTTTTCCTCATAACTGCATCTTTATACTTCTGATACTTAATGGTATGTTGAGCCTTTTCCCTCAGAGAGAGGCATAGGAGTAATGCTTCTGCTGAATGTGCAATGGAGTATATTGCTCTAATGATATAAAtgaaatgaatatatgaatgaattcCCACACCATGCTCTACCAGAAACATCTAGTCCTCCACTGCCCTAGAGTAAGAAGAAAgtggtttttaaaaataaggtGCAGAATAAATgtacaaagtaaataaaatcaaCTTTACCacttaaacacaaaaacaatataataatatttcttacttaataagttattgtcttATTTCCACTTATAACATCATGATCTCATCATTTGCAAAATAGTAATGTATATAACGTCAGTGAGCAGATAAAAATGTTCAGTTCTAGGACAGTTCTAGGGATTTTGTGCTATTAATAATGTAATCTCAACTATAGTGAATACTTAGTTGTATGAGGAGGCAAGTAGTTATAATGTTACTGTAAAGAAAGCCTAAGGTCACAAAGATTACTCAGGTAGTCATCATTGTCTTCATGGCTCAGAGCTTTTTCATAGCACTCTATGGCCTGCTGTTTCTCTCCCTTCTCCTTATGAACGAATCCCAGTATTCCAAAGGCTTCTGCATCACTGGGATTTCTGGAGAGTCTTTTCTCAGCAATCTTTTTCAGACTGCTGGCACTTCTTTTTCCTTCAGTTGTATTTGGACCCATCTTCAGACCTTCCATATAGTGTTTGATTGCCAGAGGCTCATATCTCACGCTGTGCAGCTGGAAATCTGCATAACAGACATTAACCAGTTGGCAGgcatcatttttttctttagcgACTTGAAACGTAGCCTGGAACAGCTCCTCTGCCTTTGAAAGTTCTCGATTCTCTCCATAGAACAAAGCCAGGTCACTCATAGCCAAGATGAAGGAAGGTTTCAATGTAGTGGCCATCTCTAAATGGTAGATGCATTGATTACGAATTCGCTGAATTTCAGCACCCTTGCTGTGGTGGTTTCCAGCACGATGCAGATTAGCTTTCTTTTTCTTGTAGGAGAGTGCAAGCTGATGGTGTATAAAACCTGAGTTGGGGACCCTCTCCAGGGCTCTCTTCAACAAAGCGATGGCCCTATCCACTGACCCTTGGTTCCGGAAAAACTTCCCAGTGTATCGAATCACATGTGGATGTTCTGGAGAATTCTCCAATGCTTTCTCCACTAGGCTCTCAGCTTCATTGTACTGCTTGTAAACAGTCAGTTTTAGAGCTAGCAGAACTTTAAGAACATCATCATCTGGGTTGGTACCAATGGCCCTTCTCAGTTGCTGAATTGCGGGTGATTCTGTTGGACTGGAAACCTCATCTTCTGTGCGGTACAGAGCAATGGCATAGCCAACATTCCATTCACCCTCCTCTGGCTCAAGCTCCAAGGCCTTCCTGAAGCAATCTTTAGCTCTTCCGTAGTACTTGCGAGAGAACTTGAGGAATGTCCAGCCTTTTTCTCCGAGCACATCAGGATTGGAGACAGAGATATAATTAGGAAagtatttctcttttatctcATTCAGTTTATTCAGGTAACTCTCACACTCATCATAATTATTCTGATGATAGTGAAACCACGAGAGGTTTCCATAGGGAACAACAAGCAGCTTGTCATAGTCTTCTCCAGGGTGTTCTTTTATGAACTCTACAGATTTTTTCATGTAGCCCAGTGCCTCTTCATGGGACCCCATAAGATACTTCACAAATCCCAAATGACTGAATGTACGTGGAGCTCCTTTCTCTTTACCGAGATCAAAGTTAATCTGTTCCTCCAGTCGATTCAGGAGATCATTTAAATCTGTATCATCTTTTATCAGAGCCCAGGTGAAATGGCATTCCAACTGAAGAAGTTTGGTTTTTAGAACTCTCTCTTGAGTGGAACTAGGAGGAAAGCAG from Hoplias malabaricus isolate fHopMal1 chromosome 3, fHopMal1.hap1, whole genome shotgun sequence carries:
- the LOC136691847 gene encoding interferon-induced protein with tetratricopeptide repeats 5-like isoform X3, with protein sequence MGSHEEALGYMKKSVEFIKEHPGEDYDKLLVVPYGNLSWFHYHQNNYDECESYLNKLNEIKEKYFPNYISVSNPDVLGEKGWTFLKFSRKYYGRAKDCFRKALELEPEEGEWNVGYAIALYRTEDEVSSPTESPAIQQLRRAIGTNPDDDVLKVLLALKLTVYKQYNEAESLVEKALENSPEHPHVIRYTGKFFRNQGSVDRAIALLKRALERVPNSGFIHHQLALSYKKKKANLHRAGNHHSKGAEIQRIRNQCIYHLEMATTLKPSFILAMSDLALFYGENRELSKAEELFQATFQVAKEKNDACQLVNVCYADFQLHSVRYEPLAIKHYMEGLKMGPNTTEGKRSASSLKKIAEKRLSRNPSDAEAFGILGFVHKEKGEKQQAIECYEKALSHEDNDDYLSNLCDLRLSLQ
- the LOC136691847 gene encoding interferon-induced protein with tetratricopeptide repeats 5-like isoform X2; translated protein: MSSTQERVLKTKLLQLECHFTWALIKDDTDLNDLLNRLEEQINFDLGKEKGAPRTFSHLGFVKYLMGSHEEALGYMKKSVEFIKEHPGEDYDKLLVVPYGNLSWFHYHQNNYDECESYLNKLNEIKEKYFPNYISVSNPDVLGEKGWTFLKFSRKYYGRAKDCFRKALELEPEEGEWNVGYAIALYRTEDEVSSPTESPAIQQLRRAIGTNPDDDVLKVLLALKLTVYKQYNEAESLVEKALENSPEHPHVIRYTGKFFRNQGSVDRAIALLKRALERVPNSGFIHHQLALSYKKKKANLHRAGNHHSKGAEIQRIRNQCIYHLEMATTLKPSFILAMSDLALFYGENRELSKAEELFQATFQVAKEKNDACQLVNVCYADFQLHSVRYEPLAIKHYMEGLKMGPNTTEGKRSASSLKKIAEKRLSRNPSDAEAFGILGFVHKEKGEKQQAIECYEKALSHEDNDDYLSNLCDLRLSLQ
- the LOC136691847 gene encoding interferon-induced protein with tetratricopeptide repeats 5-like isoform X1 — its product is MCESVSPCEGLAQPPGCAFALVLNDSSSTQERVLKTKLLQLECHFTWALIKDDTDLNDLLNRLEEQINFDLGKEKGAPRTFSHLGFVKYLMGSHEEALGYMKKSVEFIKEHPGEDYDKLLVVPYGNLSWFHYHQNNYDECESYLNKLNEIKEKYFPNYISVSNPDVLGEKGWTFLKFSRKYYGRAKDCFRKALELEPEEGEWNVGYAIALYRTEDEVSSPTESPAIQQLRRAIGTNPDDDVLKVLLALKLTVYKQYNEAESLVEKALENSPEHPHVIRYTGKFFRNQGSVDRAIALLKRALERVPNSGFIHHQLALSYKKKKANLHRAGNHHSKGAEIQRIRNQCIYHLEMATTLKPSFILAMSDLALFYGENRELSKAEELFQATFQVAKEKNDACQLVNVCYADFQLHSVRYEPLAIKHYMEGLKMGPNTTEGKRSASSLKKIAEKRLSRNPSDAEAFGILGFVHKEKGEKQQAIECYEKALSHEDNDDYLSNLCDLRLSLQ